The following are from one region of the Heliangelus exortis chromosome 2, bHelExo1.hap1, whole genome shotgun sequence genome:
- the CLEC3B gene encoding tetranectin — protein sequence MVLRGACLLLCLLSLVQVSDQQNGKARPKPAASKKDGVSLKMVEDLKAMIDNISQEVALLKEKQALQTVCLKGTKIHLKCFLAFPEIKAYHEASESCISQGGTLSTPQNGEENDALYDYMRKSIGSEAEIWLGLNDMAAEGKWVDMTGSSTRYKNWETEITTQPDGGKLENCAALSGAAAGKWFDKRCREQLPYICQFMIV from the exons ATGGTGCTCCGGGGagcctgcctcctcctctgcctcctctccctcgTCCAGGTCTCCGACCAACAAAATGGCAAAGCCCGGCCAAAACCAGCAGCTTCTAAGAAAG ATGGTGTGAGCCTCAAAATGGTTGAAGACCTGAAGGCCATGATTGACAACATCTCTCAAGAGGTtgctctgctgaaggaaaagcaagcaCTCCAGACAG TTTGCCTGAAAGGCACCAAAATTCACCTAAAATGCTTCCTCGCGTTTCCGGAGATCAAGGCGTACCACGAGGCCAGCGAGAGCTGCATCTCTCAGGGGGGCACGCTCAGCACCCCTCAGAACGGGGAGGAGAACGACGCCCTCTACGACTACATGCGTAAGAGCATCGGTTCCGAGGCGGAGATCTGGCTGGGCCTCAACGACATGGCAGCGGAGGGCAAATGGGTCGACATGACGGGCAGCTCCACCCGCTACAAGAACTGGGAGACTGAGATCACCACCCAGCCCGATGGCGGGAAGCTGGAAAACTGCGCGGCCTTGTCAGGGGCCGCTGCTGGCAAGTGGTTCGACAAGaggtgcagggagcagctgccctACATCTGCCAGTTCATGATCGTGTAG